TGAAATGTAACGCCGTCGTCACCATAAAAGCAAGGGTTGCAGGCACACGCAACTGCGTCAAGGCGAGGAGCAGATCACGCGGTTGCGTCGTCCAGACGATAAAGCACCCGATAACGAGGGTCGTATTGAAACGGAGGGATTGGACGATCCCGTGAAAGAGTCCTTCTCGATAGACACGGATGCCGCCCGTCATTTTTCCAATGAGTGGCAGGTCGGCAGGCACAAGTGTAAACAGCACCGTGCGTGGAAATTCGTTATAGAAGATCGCTTGACTGTAAATCAGACCCCACGTCGTAAAGAAGAGGAAGGCACAGAGCACTCCGATCTGCCGCCATGTCGGGACGGACAGTGCGACCAACGTGAGACTCCCAACGAAACAGACGAGTAGAGCCGTCGGGCTGTCCAACAGAACGACGAGACAACCGCTAACGAGCATCATCAGGATTTTAGTGCGGGGTTCGAGTATAGTATTACGCATTGTTTCAGAGAGACACCCGTGCGGTTGGGGATTTAGTCTGGGAATAGACTAAATCCGTTCCTTTTCGCGAACTAACGTCACCTTAACCGAATTCTGTCCCTCTGCATAAGGGACATCCCATTCAATCTGCTCACAGATATCGAGGCGTCCTGTGCTACCCCGATACGATCCTGACGGCAACCCACGCACCGAGACCTGCGCACATTCCACATGCGTAGATGGCTTGGACAAAACAAGCACCAACCGTCCCAAGTCTTTCGTGAGTGTCGCCTTCTGAATGCGAGCCTTCACCGTCTCTACCGTCACACCGAGCGGCACAAAGGCACCCCTGACCCCCAATCCATCCTGCGGGACGAGGGTATAAGCGTCCGCCGTCTCGGAAACAGCACACCCATAACCGATAAGCCCGAAATCCGGATCTTGGACAAGGTAGGATTTCAGCATGCTCAAGTTGCCGTAAAGCCCCATCCCGACTTCACCAGAGAAACAGCCGTTGCGATAGTAGTTGTATTCCGGCGCCCCCTTCTCCGGCGGATTAAATCGCCATTCCCTACCGTTGTAGCCCTTCCCAGACGGATCGACACAACTCCAGACCGCCAAGGTTGCGCCGTAAGCCTTCTGCAGAAAATGTAGATCCCCGGTCTGTTCATATCTGTCGAAAAGCGGACGTGCCATCAGCGGCGTCGGGTAGCATCCGATGTATCGCATGTTCGTGCAGTAGGAGAACCACATCGGCGTGGCATCTCGGCTCGCGAGAATTGTCGCCACGACCCGTTTTTTCAAGGACTCATCGTCCGCGACCTGTGCTAAATAATACAACGCTGCCTTTGAGGCGTGATCGAAACAATACTCCGATGCGAAAGGGTATTCCTCCTCACGGAAAAATGGGAGACACCCTTCAATCGCCTCCCGAAGCGTCCGGTATTCAGTCGCCATGCCTTCCGCCTTCAGCGATTTCAGGAGACGCGCCAGAATCGGTGATCCCATCGGTGCGTGCGTCTTGGACATGTTGCCGCGGTGGTAGTCGATGTAATTTTTCGTCTCATAGACGCTCTCGTAGGTGGCATCGAGATAAGAAGCGAGAGCAGTGTTGTAGGCAAGGTTGAGATACCACAACGGTTCACGGCTGGTTTTTATCCCGTGCAACGTGGTAATCCGATACATCTGATAGTAGATGTTATAGACGTGTGGATAGTTATAGATACGCCAGACGTAATCCCATCGCCGCCAGGATCCGGGTCGTAGCCCGATGAGCGAGTTCAGCACCTGATAGTTGTCTTTGTTCTGTAACTTCCCGTAGAGAAACTTCTCAATGAATTCGTCGAGTGCGTGGATCTCCTTCTCATCGGGGTAATAAGCGTTCTTTCCAGCGAGGAATACGGGTGGTGCAAAGCATCGGTCATCGCTGCCCCCCATATCAATCGAGCCGCACGGTGCCTCCTCCTCCACGATGAGCCGTTCATCCTCGTTATTCCAGATACGAAAACTGTAGTGACAGAGGTCGTCTGGGTCTTCGACACGCTGATTCTCCACGATGAATTTGGCGCGTGCCTTCATTAAGCTCTCTATCTCCGCGATGCCGTTAAACAATAGATGTGACCACTCACCATCACCGTAGCGGATTGTCACCTTCTGTTCACCCATAGAAGTCAGACGGACGGTATAGGTGTGACGGTCACCCATCGTTGCCACTTGTTCAACTTCAATGCCATTGGCGGTCTCAATCGCTGTAATCGGTTTCTTGGATCGGAGCAGCAGATGCGCCTTCGTTCCGACAGGTAGCACCATTCCCGGCACGATCTTCACGGCGACATTCCCGTTCTGATACAACTTCTCGCTGACATCGGCGTAATCCTTGACGCGACACAGCATGAAACTGAAAGTCCGTCTTTCATCGGGTGCTAAAGTGAGTGAACGGTGTCCGTTATACCAAGGTGCCTCCGCAGTGGCTTCAGAAAACAGATAAAACAGAGAGCCAGCCCCCGTCATCATCTCGGTATTGGGAAAGAGTCCATACCCAGAAATCGCCTCCAATGCGGTGTTGTCTTGCGGAACAATCAGCAAATGGTCGCCTTTCCCACTCGCACGGGTCGCAAGGATATAGGACGAGTGTCCAGAGACAAAAGAGCTTTCAATCACGCGTTGCTCAAAGACATATTTCGTAGACTCAACCGACCGATGATTGAATCCCTGTTTCTCATCACCGATGTTGTAGTTCGTATTCAGCGTGATCGGGAGTCCGAGTTCTCCGATTTCGACCTGTTGCTTCGAAGTGTTATGTAGCGTGATCGTCCATAGAATCGCATCTCCGCTTTGCGGGTTTCCCCGAAACGCATAACGTTGCTCAATATTGAGGTGTTGGAGTCCACCTCGGTTGACGGAATTGCCCTCATAACGGGTCGTTATGGAATCGTCGTCGTGGGTCACTGTGCGGACATCGTCGCTGAGGAAGGTGTGCATCGCGCGCCACGCCGTTTCCCCTGCGAGACGCGCTTTCAGCACAACGTCGCCAGTCCAGCAGTGCATCGGAATGCGTTGCGACTTTTCGGGGACGTGTCGTTGCTTCCACCAGATGTTGAGGCGCATGTTCTGCTCATTCCCAAAGAAGTTCGTGCCTTGTGCGTCCTCTGTGAGGTATAAACCTTTGATAACACCGCTGCGTCTATCCACATCGAGAATATACTGTTCATTCGTCAAACGGAGGTATGCATCGTGGGGGGTATAGCGTGCGTATCGGACCTGTAGCATAATCGTTACTCACTTTCACGGGATAAAGGAGAGATTTTTCTTGAGAATACCCGTTTTGGGGAAATCTGTCAAGAAAAAAGAGTCCCAGCGAAATCTTCCTGTTGACAAACATCTCAACCTATGATAAACTTCGGTTCATGTGAACCATCATCACAGAAAATTCTATAACCAAGGAGAAGCTCAATGGCGAACATCAAAGTTTTGATTGCCAGTGGAATTAGCCAAGAAGTTGCGGATATGCTGAAGGATGCCCCCGCGGAGATGGACATCAGTTTCCTACCGGAGGGTGAGCAACTCAAAGACCATATCTCAGACGCTGAAATTCTCTACGGTGTCGTATCAGAGGATGCCCTTCCCCATGCGACATCGTTACAGTGGGTGATGCAGCCCTTCGTAGGCGTGGAACGGTCCATGTACCCCGCCTTCAAAGAGAGCCCCATCACACTGATAAACAGTAAGCGTCTGTATGGACCCCAACTCGCCGAACACGCCTTCGCGCTGCTGCTGTCCCTGACACGAGGGATCAACACACAACTCGATTTGATGCGTGATAAGGAATGGAAGTGGACACAGTGCGTCGAGGTATCGGGAATGACGATGGGTGTTCTCGGACTTGGGGGTATCGGCAGAGCCGTCGCGCAACGTGCCAAAGCCTTCGACTTCAACGTAATAGCTGTCGATCCCGAACCGATGGAGAAGCCGGACACTGTTGACGAATTAGGACAACTCGACTGGCTACCGGAGTTCTTGTCTCGAAGCGACGTTTTGACGGTCTGCTGTCCAATCACACCGCAAACGCATAAACTGCTATCCCAAGCGGAATTCGATGCCTTGCCAGCGGGATGCTTTTTCATCAATGTCAGCCGCGGTAAAGTGGTCGACGAAGATGCGTTGATCGCCGCGTTGAAAAGCGGAAAATTAGCGGGGGCGGGGTTGGATGTAACCTATACAGAGCCGTGTCCGCAAGACAATCCGCTCTGGACGCTCCCGAACGTGATCCTAACGTCCCATACCGCTGGTGCGTCGCAAAACATCGCCAAACGCGCAATGGAACTCTTTATCGACAACATGCACAAATACGTCAATGGAGAACCGCTTACTAACGTTGTAGATAAGGAAAAAGGGTATTAATCGCCTATCGCAAAGGCTTCCAACGCCTCTGTATCTATCACAATACCGAGTCCGGGCACATCATCAATGACGAAAGCCCCCTCCTCGATTATCGGTTTTCGCGTGGTGATTTGCCCTTTCGATTCGTATGCCTCAGGGGAATGCTCCATAATCAGGAAGTTGGGAATTGTCGCTGAGAATTGCACCGTCGCGGCAATCGAGAGGATGCCACCGCCCCCGATGTGCGGTGTTACCGGAATGTTATAGGTATCGGCGAGGCTTGCGATGCGTTTTCCTTCTGTGAGCCCTGTTCGGGCAATATCGGGCATGGTGATGTCACAGGCGCGCCGTTCAAACACCTCCCGTAACTCATAACGGGTGCGTGTCCATTCGCCAATAGCGACCGACATATCCAGTGCTTGTGCCAATGCCGCTTGCCCAGGGATGTCCTCGGGTGCCGTTGGCGATTCCAACCACACCACGTCCAATTCCTCAAGCCCGCGGCCGAGTAATGTCGCCTCTGGGACACTGTATTGGGTATGGAGGTCCACCATCAACTTAATCTTCGGACCGACCTGTTCGCGCACTGCTGCGACGATCTCCAAAATCTCGGCGCGGCCGTGCGTTGTGTGAATTTTTAACCCGCCATACCCCTGCGAGACATGCTTCGCTGCTTGTGTCGCCGCCGCTTCCGGAGTGCTGCCGCCAACACCGGCGTATAAAGGGATCCGATCGCGATAGCGTCCCCCCAGCACCTTGTGAACGGGTTTCCCTGTGGCTTTCCCGATGATGTCCCAGAGGGCAATGTCGCATCCAGCGAGTGCATCGATGAAAAAGCCGGTATAGTGTCCACGCTCCCGCATCGCCGTAAACATCCGTTGCCAAAGAAATTCCACATCAAACGGATCTTTGTCCATGAGGATCGGACGACAGAGATCCTCAACGATTGTCTTCGATGTGCGCGGTGAAACGGGGCTTTGTCCTTCGCCATACCCGACGATACCCTCCGATGTTGTAATCCGCACGACCATCGTTTCATGGTGGCGCGAGTAAATGGAACGCCATCCTTCAGGTGGCAAGTAATAACTGTCCGTGTGTTCCTCTGCTGATTTTTCCGTTTGGTATCGGAGCGCGAACGCTTCAACCTGTGTAATTTTCATGGTTAAATACCCTCTTTGACATCAATACCTCGCGACAGATTTTCTTGAACTTTTAACCGAATAAACGTAAAATATGGGGAGACGGTTCACTTTTCTATGACGACACACCACGACTTTTCACCGACCGCCCAGCTATTCAAATTCTCATGATGCCTTCACCACGTTCACCTATAGATACACCAAATCATGAAAAAATCACTCTCCGCACCATCCTCATATCCCTGCTACTCCTGCCCTTCATCTACAAATGGCATATTGAGTGTGAAGCCCTCCGATACACCTTTCCAACATTGATGGCACCGTTTTATAGCGTCGTGTTTACGCTCTTAGTCATCTCAGTGTTCAACATCGTTGTAAAGAAATACGCCGCAAAGCATGCCCTAACAGGCGGCGAACTGATTAGCCTTTATGTTCTGATGTCCATAACACTGCTGTTCATGTCTTATGATATGTTCCTACCACTCGTCTCAATTATCGTTCACGCCTTCTATTTCGGCACTCCTGAAAACGAATGGCGCGAGTTGTTTTGGCGTTATCTACCGGAGTGGTTAACAATCAATGATCCGCGTGTGCTCCGCGCATTCTATCTCGGCGATGCCCCGTTTTTTGAAACGCACTCTGTGAAGAAATGGGTGATACCGACGTTCTGGTGGTGCACCTTCACTTTCGCGCTTATCTTCGTGATGCAGTGTATCAATATCATCATCCGCAAGCAGTGGACGGAACAGGAACGTCTCGTGTATCCGATTGTCGAGCTCCCGTATCAACTTGCCTACAATACAAACCAATTCCTTCGAAACCGGGCGATGTGGTGGGGATTCGGCATTGCGTCACTCATCAGTCTTGCCAACGGGCTTAACATCTTTTTTCCTTCAATTCCTGCTTTCCCAAACAAGCACATACCTCTCAACACATTATTCACTGAAAAGCCGTGGACGGCCTTTCTTCGCGGTGGGAATGCGATTATTGTCTATCCCTTCGCAGTCGGACTTGGTTTTCTGATGCCGCTCGACTTGCTTATATCGTGCCTGCTCTTTTTCTTTCTTTACAAAGTGCAATACTTTAT
This region of Candidatus Poribacteria bacterium genomic DNA includes:
- a CDS encoding mandelate racemase/muconate lactonizing enzyme family protein, whose product is MKITQVEAFALRYQTEKSAEEHTDSYYLPPEGWRSIYSRHHETMVVRITTSEGIVGYGEGQSPVSPRTSKTIVEDLCRPILMDKDPFDVEFLWQRMFTAMRERGHYTGFFIDALAGCDIALWDIIGKATGKPVHKVLGGRYRDRIPLYAGVGGSTPEAAATQAAKHVSQGYGGLKIHTTHGRAEILEIVAAVREQVGPKIKLMVDLHTQYSVPEATLLGRGLEELDVVWLESPTAPEDIPGQAALAQALDMSVAIGEWTRTRYELREVFERRACDITMPDIARTGLTEGKRIASLADTYNIPVTPHIGGGGILSIAATVQFSATIPNFLIMEHSPEAYESKGQITTRKPIIEEGAFVIDDVPGLGIVIDTEALEAFAIGD
- a CDS encoding energy-coupling factor transporter transmembrane protein EcfT, with translation MRNTILEPRTKILMMLVSGCLVVLLDSPTALLVCFVGSLTLVALSVPTWRQIGVLCAFLFFTTWGLIYSQAIFYNEFPRTVLFTLVPADLPLIGKMTGGIRVYREGLFHGIVQSLRFNTTLVIGCFIVWTTQPRDLLLALTQLRVPATLAFMVTTALHFIPVITNEAATVFRSQRLRGFRYLRLNLLATCRGVINSFRPILAGNIRHATHLSESVESRGFSPEMATRRTSLRSLKMGVWDYNLLAVLFACLIGVVGLKLLYFFYANGIYYASWLRHAYTFTREVL
- a CDS encoding D-2-hydroxyacid dehydrogenase; translated protein: MANIKVLIASGISQEVADMLKDAPAEMDISFLPEGEQLKDHISDAEILYGVVSEDALPHATSLQWVMQPFVGVERSMYPAFKESPITLINSKRLYGPQLAEHAFALLLSLTRGINTQLDLMRDKEWKWTQCVEVSGMTMGVLGLGGIGRAVAQRAKAFDFNVIAVDPEPMEKPDTVDELGQLDWLPEFLSRSDVLTVCCPITPQTHKLLSQAEFDALPAGCFFINVSRGKVVDEDALIAALKSGKLAGAGLDVTYTEPCPQDNPLWTLPNVILTSHTAGASQNIAKRAMELFIDNMHKYVNGEPLTNVVDKEKGY